The following coding sequences lie in one Alicyclobacillus curvatus genomic window:
- a CDS encoding alpha/beta hydrolase yields MDDVRVSDSIKIAGEGDPVVFLHGGPGLRDYGVLLQSELAEWRLIHYQQRGLAPSPTTGPFTVEQHFEDLISVLDAQGMDRVILLGHSWGCSLGLYTAIVAPERVAGLVLVDPLGTDGDGGASAMNHTLTERLLPAVRPQAKEVDKRLSLPQPTDEDGTEYLALRWPGYFASPENAPPLPADFAFSLTCNVQTMTSLLEHMAGGTFTRALSALHMPVEFVIGKESPIPTEASQSTAAMLPHANTTIVPNAGHLPWYERPGCVREALERLSIKCAL; encoded by the coding sequence GTGGATGATGTCAGGGTTTCGGATTCCATCAAGATTGCCGGTGAGGGGGATCCTGTAGTTTTTCTCCACGGGGGCCCGGGCCTTAGGGATTATGGGGTGTTGTTACAATCGGAATTGGCAGAGTGGCGCTTGATCCACTATCAACAGCGGGGGCTCGCGCCATCACCCACCACTGGCCCATTTACGGTAGAACAACACTTTGAAGATCTCATTTCTGTTCTTGATGCACAAGGTATGGACCGTGTCATTTTACTTGGTCATTCATGGGGATGCAGCTTGGGTTTATATACAGCAATCGTAGCCCCAGAACGAGTTGCGGGCTTGGTGCTTGTGGATCCGCTTGGCACCGATGGAGATGGTGGTGCGTCCGCCATGAACCACACTTTGACGGAAAGGCTCTTACCTGCCGTACGTCCGCAGGCGAAGGAAGTAGACAAGAGACTTTCGCTTCCGCAGCCCACGGATGAAGACGGTACGGAATATCTCGCGTTGCGCTGGCCTGGGTATTTTGCCAGCCCAGAGAACGCCCCTCCGTTACCCGCCGACTTTGCTTTTAGTCTCACATGCAATGTTCAAACGATGACATCATTGTTAGAACATATGGCTGGAGGCACGTTTACCAGAGCTCTTTCGGCACTTCATATGCCCGTGGAATTTGTTATAGGGAAAGAGAGCCCAATTCCAACCGAAGCATCCCAGTCGACCGCAGCGATGTTACCTCACGCTAACACTACAATCGTTCCCAACGCGGGTCACTTGCCATGGTACGAGCGCCCCGGATGTGTCCGTGAGGCTCTGGAACGAC
- a CDS encoding helix-turn-helix transcriptional regulator encodes MENIVAVLGHNLKAYREDRKLSLDKVAELTGVSKTMLGQIERGESSPTITTVWKIANGLKTSFTALLQKPQIETVLIQKRNMQPLLEDDGRYRLYPFFPVETDRQFEVYTVELDGGATLHAEPHMEGTQEFITVFDGVLTVSVGESEFTINNGDSIRFRADEPHVYKNAGDSIVRVSMVIYYPG; translated from the coding sequence GTGGAAAACATTGTCGCGGTGCTTGGGCACAATTTAAAAGCCTATCGAGAAGATAGGAAACTTAGCTTAGACAAAGTGGCGGAACTGACAGGAGTCAGTAAAACGATGCTCGGGCAGATTGAACGAGGCGAATCGAGCCCAACTATCACAACCGTTTGGAAAATTGCCAACGGATTAAAAACTTCGTTTACCGCACTGCTTCAGAAACCGCAAATTGAAACGGTTCTGATTCAGAAGCGTAACATGCAACCTTTATTGGAGGACGACGGGCGATATCGGCTCTATCCGTTTTTTCCGGTTGAAACGGATCGACAATTTGAAGTGTACACGGTGGAACTGGATGGCGGCGCCACACTTCACGCGGAACCGCACATGGAGGGAACTCAAGAGTTTATCACGGTTTTTGATGGCGTATTGACTGTGTCAGTAGGTGAAAGTGAGTTCACCATAAACAATGGAGATTCGATTCGTTTTCGAGCCGATGAACCGCACGTTTATAAAAATGCTGGGGATTCTATAGTTCGAGTTAGCATGGTGATTTACTACCCGGGTTAA
- a CDS encoding LysE family transporter, whose product MHIVPFLSYVFVTTFTPGPNNIMSMANANKHGFFKTLKFILGVTAGFFVIMLLSSYFNLILFQFIPKIELVMAILGSIYMLYLAIKIVKGKPKSERRGELKSNSFFSGLFLQFINPKVIIYGITAISTFVIPFYKSDLMLMLFSLCLAFVGFVATSCWAVFGAGFQRFLTKYQTPFNVVMGLMLVYSAISIFI is encoded by the coding sequence ATGCACATTGTCCCGTTCCTGTCCTATGTGTTTGTCACAACTTTCACACCTGGACCTAACAACATCATGTCGATGGCGAATGCGAACAAGCACGGATTCTTTAAGACATTGAAATTTATCCTCGGTGTAACAGCAGGATTTTTCGTAATTATGCTGTTGAGCAGCTATTTCAATCTGATTCTCTTTCAGTTCATCCCCAAGATCGAACTTGTCATGGCAATTTTAGGCTCAATCTACATGCTGTATCTCGCCATCAAGATAGTGAAAGGGAAACCAAAATCAGAACGTAGAGGTGAACTGAAATCCAACTCCTTTTTCTCTGGGCTCTTCCTACAGTTCATCAATCCAAAAGTAATTATTTACGGAATCACCGCCATTTCTACATTTGTTATTCCATTTTACAAATCAGACCTTATGTTGATGCTTTTTTCTCTTTGTCTTGCATTCGTGGGGTTTGTCGCTACGTCTTGTTGGGCAGTGTTCGGCGCGGGATTTCAACGATTTCTTACGAAGTATCAGACCCCGTTTAATGTGGTCATGGGGTTGATGCTTGTTTACAGTGCAATTTCGATTTTTATCTGA